The following are from one region of the Camelus dromedarius isolate mCamDro1 chromosome 16, mCamDro1.pat, whole genome shotgun sequence genome:
- the RSKR gene encoding ribosomal protein S6 kinase-related protein isoform X1 — protein MGAVSCRQGQHVQMAAPRKQGGNNRGPWVRGWRSLWSGMGTTRSGLDELWGLRGHQCLHQESLEPAPLLVEKPLPEWPVPQFINLFLPEFPIRPLRGHQQLKILGLVAKGSFGTVLKVLDCGQKAVFAVKVVPKVKVLQRDILRQCKEEVSIQRKINHPFIHSLGDSWQGKRHLFIMCSYCSTDLHSLWSTVGCFAEASIRLFAAELVLVLCYLHDLGIIHRDVKMENILLDERGHLKLTDFGLSRHLPQGARAYTICGTLQYMAPEVLSGGPYNHAADWWSLGILLFSLATGKFPVPAERDHVAMLASVTHYDSEIPASLNQGLSLLLHELLCQNPLHRLRYLHHFQVHPFFRGVAFDPELLQKHPVNFVMETQATQPSPSSESMFFKDFDCNLESYLVHLSLA, from the exons atgGGAGCAGTGAGCTGTCGGCAGGGGCAACATGTCCAGATGGCTGCTCCTCGTAAG CAGGGTGGCAACAACCGGGGCCCCTGGGTCCGAGGCTGGAGGAGCCTCTGGTCAGGCATGGGGACAACCAGATCAGGTCTGGATGAGCTGTGGGGACTTCGGGGACATCAGTGCCTGCACCAGGAATCTCTGGAGCCAGCCCCACTGCTAGTAGAGAAGCCTCTGCCTGAATGGCCAGTGCCTCAGTTCATCAACCTCTTTCTGCCGGAGTTTCCCATTAGGCCCCTTAGGGGGCATCAGCAACTGAAG ATTTTAGGCCTTGTGGCTAAAGGCTCCTTTGGAACTGTCCTCAAGGTGCTAGACTGTGGCCAGAAAGCAGTATTTGCAGTGAAG gtggTGCCCAAGGTAAAGGTCCTACAGAGGGACATCCTGAGGCAGTGTAAAGAGGAGGTTAGCATCCAG CGAAAGATCAACCATCCTTTCATACACAGTTTGGGGGACAGCTGGCAGGGAAAACGGCACCTCTTCATTA TGTGCAGCTACTGCAGCACAGACCTGCACTCCCTGTGGTCCACTGTTGGCTGCTTTGCTGAGGCTTCCATCCGCCTCTTTGCTGCTGAGCTGGTCCTGGTGCTGT GTTATCTCCATGACTTGGGCATCATCCATCGAGATGTGAAG ATGGAGAATATCCTTCTGGATGAGCGAG GCCATCTGAAATTGACAGACTTCGGTCTGTCCCGCCACCTGCCCCAGGGAGCCCGAGCGTATACTATCTGTGGCACTCTTCAGTACATGG CCCCAGAGGTCCTGAGTGGAGGGCCTTATAACCATGCTGCTGATTGGTGGTCCCTGGGtatcttgcttttctctctggcaACTGGAAAG TTCCCAGTGCCCGCAGAGAGAGATCATGTGGCCATGTTGGCAAGTGTGACCCACTATGACTCTGAGATCCCAGCTTCTCTTAACCAGGGGCTTTCACTCCTGCTCCATGAG ctCTTATGCCAGAATCCCCTCCACCGTCTACGTTATTTGCATCACTTCCAGGTCCACCCTTTCTTTCGGGGTGTGGCCTTTGACCCAGAGCTCCTACAGAAGCATCCAGTGAACTTTGTCATGGAAACACAAGCTACCCAGCCCAGTCCATCATCGGAGTCTATGTTCTTCAAGGACTTTGACTGTAACCTGGAGTCCTACCTGGTCCACCTCAGCCTTGCTTGA
- the RSKR gene encoding ribosomal protein S6 kinase-related protein isoform X3, whose amino-acid sequence MGAVSCRQGQHVQMAAPRKQGGNNRGPWVRGWRSLWSGMGTTRSGLDELWGLRGHQCLHQESLEPAPLLVEKPLPEWPVPQFINLFLPEFPIRPLRGHQQLKILGLVAKGSFGTVLKVLDCGQKAVFAVKRKINHPFIHSLGDSWQGKRHLFIMCSYCSTDLHSLWSTVGCFAEASIRLFAAELVLVLCYLHDLGIIHRDVKMENILLDERGHLKLTDFGLSRHLPQGARAYTICGTLQYMAPEVLSGGPYNHAADWWSLGILLFSLATGKFPVPAERDHVAMLASVTHYDSEIPASLNQGLSLLLHELLCQNPLHRLRYLHHFQVHPFFRGVAFDPELLQKHPVNFVMETQATQPSPSSESMFFKDFDCNLESYLVHLSLA is encoded by the exons atgGGAGCAGTGAGCTGTCGGCAGGGGCAACATGTCCAGATGGCTGCTCCTCGTAAG CAGGGTGGCAACAACCGGGGCCCCTGGGTCCGAGGCTGGAGGAGCCTCTGGTCAGGCATGGGGACAACCAGATCAGGTCTGGATGAGCTGTGGGGACTTCGGGGACATCAGTGCCTGCACCAGGAATCTCTGGAGCCAGCCCCACTGCTAGTAGAGAAGCCTCTGCCTGAATGGCCAGTGCCTCAGTTCATCAACCTCTTTCTGCCGGAGTTTCCCATTAGGCCCCTTAGGGGGCATCAGCAACTGAAG ATTTTAGGCCTTGTGGCTAAAGGCTCCTTTGGAACTGTCCTCAAGGTGCTAGACTGTGGCCAGAAAGCAGTATTTGCAGTGAAG CGAAAGATCAACCATCCTTTCATACACAGTTTGGGGGACAGCTGGCAGGGAAAACGGCACCTCTTCATTA TGTGCAGCTACTGCAGCACAGACCTGCACTCCCTGTGGTCCACTGTTGGCTGCTTTGCTGAGGCTTCCATCCGCCTCTTTGCTGCTGAGCTGGTCCTGGTGCTGT GTTATCTCCATGACTTGGGCATCATCCATCGAGATGTGAAG ATGGAGAATATCCTTCTGGATGAGCGAG GCCATCTGAAATTGACAGACTTCGGTCTGTCCCGCCACCTGCCCCAGGGAGCCCGAGCGTATACTATCTGTGGCACTCTTCAGTACATGG CCCCAGAGGTCCTGAGTGGAGGGCCTTATAACCATGCTGCTGATTGGTGGTCCCTGGGtatcttgcttttctctctggcaACTGGAAAG TTCCCAGTGCCCGCAGAGAGAGATCATGTGGCCATGTTGGCAAGTGTGACCCACTATGACTCTGAGATCCCAGCTTCTCTTAACCAGGGGCTTTCACTCCTGCTCCATGAG ctCTTATGCCAGAATCCCCTCCACCGTCTACGTTATTTGCATCACTTCCAGGTCCACCCTTTCTTTCGGGGTGTGGCCTTTGACCCAGAGCTCCTACAGAAGCATCCAGTGAACTTTGTCATGGAAACACAAGCTACCCAGCCCAGTCCATCATCGGAGTCTATGTTCTTCAAGGACTTTGACTGTAACCTGGAGTCCTACCTGGTCCACCTCAGCCTTGCTTGA
- the RSKR gene encoding ribosomal protein S6 kinase-related protein isoform X2 gives MGAVSCRQGQHVQMAAPRKGGNNRGPWVRGWRSLWSGMGTTRSGLDELWGLRGHQCLHQESLEPAPLLVEKPLPEWPVPQFINLFLPEFPIRPLRGHQQLKILGLVAKGSFGTVLKVLDCGQKAVFAVKVVPKVKVLQRDILRQCKEEVSIQRKINHPFIHSLGDSWQGKRHLFIMCSYCSTDLHSLWSTVGCFAEASIRLFAAELVLVLCYLHDLGIIHRDVKMENILLDERGHLKLTDFGLSRHLPQGARAYTICGTLQYMAPEVLSGGPYNHAADWWSLGILLFSLATGKFPVPAERDHVAMLASVTHYDSEIPASLNQGLSLLLHELLCQNPLHRLRYLHHFQVHPFFRGVAFDPELLQKHPVNFVMETQATQPSPSSESMFFKDFDCNLESYLVHLSLA, from the exons atgGGAGCAGTGAGCTGTCGGCAGGGGCAACATGTCCAGATGGCTGCTCCTCGTAAG GGTGGCAACAACCGGGGCCCCTGGGTCCGAGGCTGGAGGAGCCTCTGGTCAGGCATGGGGACAACCAGATCAGGTCTGGATGAGCTGTGGGGACTTCGGGGACATCAGTGCCTGCACCAGGAATCTCTGGAGCCAGCCCCACTGCTAGTAGAGAAGCCTCTGCCTGAATGGCCAGTGCCTCAGTTCATCAACCTCTTTCTGCCGGAGTTTCCCATTAGGCCCCTTAGGGGGCATCAGCAACTGAAG ATTTTAGGCCTTGTGGCTAAAGGCTCCTTTGGAACTGTCCTCAAGGTGCTAGACTGTGGCCAGAAAGCAGTATTTGCAGTGAAG gtggTGCCCAAGGTAAAGGTCCTACAGAGGGACATCCTGAGGCAGTGTAAAGAGGAGGTTAGCATCCAG CGAAAGATCAACCATCCTTTCATACACAGTTTGGGGGACAGCTGGCAGGGAAAACGGCACCTCTTCATTA TGTGCAGCTACTGCAGCACAGACCTGCACTCCCTGTGGTCCACTGTTGGCTGCTTTGCTGAGGCTTCCATCCGCCTCTTTGCTGCTGAGCTGGTCCTGGTGCTGT GTTATCTCCATGACTTGGGCATCATCCATCGAGATGTGAAG ATGGAGAATATCCTTCTGGATGAGCGAG GCCATCTGAAATTGACAGACTTCGGTCTGTCCCGCCACCTGCCCCAGGGAGCCCGAGCGTATACTATCTGTGGCACTCTTCAGTACATGG CCCCAGAGGTCCTGAGTGGAGGGCCTTATAACCATGCTGCTGATTGGTGGTCCCTGGGtatcttgcttttctctctggcaACTGGAAAG TTCCCAGTGCCCGCAGAGAGAGATCATGTGGCCATGTTGGCAAGTGTGACCCACTATGACTCTGAGATCCCAGCTTCTCTTAACCAGGGGCTTTCACTCCTGCTCCATGAG ctCTTATGCCAGAATCCCCTCCACCGTCTACGTTATTTGCATCACTTCCAGGTCCACCCTTTCTTTCGGGGTGTGGCCTTTGACCCAGAGCTCCTACAGAAGCATCCAGTGAACTTTGTCATGGAAACACAAGCTACCCAGCCCAGTCCATCATCGGAGTCTATGTTCTTCAAGGACTTTGACTGTAACCTGGAGTCCTACCTGGTCCACCTCAGCCTTGCTTGA
- the RSKR gene encoding ribosomal protein S6 kinase-related protein isoform X4, producing MGAVSCRQGQHVQMAAPRKQGGNNRGPWVRGWRSLWSGMGTTRSGLDELWGLRGHQCLHQESLEPAPLLVEKPLPEWPVPQFINLFLPEFPIRPLRGHQQLKILGLVAKGSFGTVLKVLDCGQKAVFAVKVVPKVKVLQRDILRQCKEEVSIQRKINHPFIHSLGDSWQGKRHLFISYLHDLGIIHRDVKMENILLDERGHLKLTDFGLSRHLPQGARAYTICGTLQYMAPEVLSGGPYNHAADWWSLGILLFSLATGKFPVPAERDHVAMLASVTHYDSEIPASLNQGLSLLLHELLCQNPLHRLRYLHHFQVHPFFRGVAFDPELLQKHPVNFVMETQATQPSPSSESMFFKDFDCNLESYLVHLSLA from the exons atgGGAGCAGTGAGCTGTCGGCAGGGGCAACATGTCCAGATGGCTGCTCCTCGTAAG CAGGGTGGCAACAACCGGGGCCCCTGGGTCCGAGGCTGGAGGAGCCTCTGGTCAGGCATGGGGACAACCAGATCAGGTCTGGATGAGCTGTGGGGACTTCGGGGACATCAGTGCCTGCACCAGGAATCTCTGGAGCCAGCCCCACTGCTAGTAGAGAAGCCTCTGCCTGAATGGCCAGTGCCTCAGTTCATCAACCTCTTTCTGCCGGAGTTTCCCATTAGGCCCCTTAGGGGGCATCAGCAACTGAAG ATTTTAGGCCTTGTGGCTAAAGGCTCCTTTGGAACTGTCCTCAAGGTGCTAGACTGTGGCCAGAAAGCAGTATTTGCAGTGAAG gtggTGCCCAAGGTAAAGGTCCTACAGAGGGACATCCTGAGGCAGTGTAAAGAGGAGGTTAGCATCCAG CGAAAGATCAACCATCCTTTCATACACAGTTTGGGGGACAGCTGGCAGGGAAAACGGCACCTCTTCATTA GTTATCTCCATGACTTGGGCATCATCCATCGAGATGTGAAG ATGGAGAATATCCTTCTGGATGAGCGAG GCCATCTGAAATTGACAGACTTCGGTCTGTCCCGCCACCTGCCCCAGGGAGCCCGAGCGTATACTATCTGTGGCACTCTTCAGTACATGG CCCCAGAGGTCCTGAGTGGAGGGCCTTATAACCATGCTGCTGATTGGTGGTCCCTGGGtatcttgcttttctctctggcaACTGGAAAG TTCCCAGTGCCCGCAGAGAGAGATCATGTGGCCATGTTGGCAAGTGTGACCCACTATGACTCTGAGATCCCAGCTTCTCTTAACCAGGGGCTTTCACTCCTGCTCCATGAG ctCTTATGCCAGAATCCCCTCCACCGTCTACGTTATTTGCATCACTTCCAGGTCCACCCTTTCTTTCGGGGTGTGGCCTTTGACCCAGAGCTCCTACAGAAGCATCCAGTGAACTTTGTCATGGAAACACAAGCTACCCAGCCCAGTCCATCATCGGAGTCTATGTTCTTCAAGGACTTTGACTGTAACCTGGAGTCCTACCTGGTCCACCTCAGCCTTGCTTGA
- the RSKR gene encoding ribosomal protein S6 kinase-related protein isoform X5, which translates to MGAVSCRQGQHVQMAAPRKQGGNNRGPWVRGWRSLWSGMGTTRSGLDELWGLRGHQCLHQESLEPAPLLVEKPLPEWPVPQFINLFLPEFPIRPLRGHQQLKILGLVAKGSFGTVLKVLDCGQKAVFAVKRKINHPFIHSLGDSWQGKRHLFISYLHDLGIIHRDVKMENILLDERGHLKLTDFGLSRHLPQGARAYTICGTLQYMAPEVLSGGPYNHAADWWSLGILLFSLATGKFPVPAERDHVAMLASVTHYDSEIPASLNQGLSLLLHELLCQNPLHRLRYLHHFQVHPFFRGVAFDPELLQKHPVNFVMETQATQPSPSSESMFFKDFDCNLESYLVHLSLA; encoded by the exons atgGGAGCAGTGAGCTGTCGGCAGGGGCAACATGTCCAGATGGCTGCTCCTCGTAAG CAGGGTGGCAACAACCGGGGCCCCTGGGTCCGAGGCTGGAGGAGCCTCTGGTCAGGCATGGGGACAACCAGATCAGGTCTGGATGAGCTGTGGGGACTTCGGGGACATCAGTGCCTGCACCAGGAATCTCTGGAGCCAGCCCCACTGCTAGTAGAGAAGCCTCTGCCTGAATGGCCAGTGCCTCAGTTCATCAACCTCTTTCTGCCGGAGTTTCCCATTAGGCCCCTTAGGGGGCATCAGCAACTGAAG ATTTTAGGCCTTGTGGCTAAAGGCTCCTTTGGAACTGTCCTCAAGGTGCTAGACTGTGGCCAGAAAGCAGTATTTGCAGTGAAG CGAAAGATCAACCATCCTTTCATACACAGTTTGGGGGACAGCTGGCAGGGAAAACGGCACCTCTTCATTA GTTATCTCCATGACTTGGGCATCATCCATCGAGATGTGAAG ATGGAGAATATCCTTCTGGATGAGCGAG GCCATCTGAAATTGACAGACTTCGGTCTGTCCCGCCACCTGCCCCAGGGAGCCCGAGCGTATACTATCTGTGGCACTCTTCAGTACATGG CCCCAGAGGTCCTGAGTGGAGGGCCTTATAACCATGCTGCTGATTGGTGGTCCCTGGGtatcttgcttttctctctggcaACTGGAAAG TTCCCAGTGCCCGCAGAGAGAGATCATGTGGCCATGTTGGCAAGTGTGACCCACTATGACTCTGAGATCCCAGCTTCTCTTAACCAGGGGCTTTCACTCCTGCTCCATGAG ctCTTATGCCAGAATCCCCTCCACCGTCTACGTTATTTGCATCACTTCCAGGTCCACCCTTTCTTTCGGGGTGTGGCCTTTGACCCAGAGCTCCTACAGAAGCATCCAGTGAACTTTGTCATGGAAACACAAGCTACCCAGCCCAGTCCATCATCGGAGTCTATGTTCTTCAAGGACTTTGACTGTAACCTGGAGTCCTACCTGGTCCACCTCAGCCTTGCTTGA